In Clostridium sp. SY8519, one genomic interval encodes:
- a CDS encoding type II toxin-antitoxin system prevent-host-death family antitoxin — protein sequence MANILPVSDLRNYNEVLKHCHKGEPVYLTKNGRGRFVVLDIEDYERDRAEKKLLMKLQEAEEAVKDGEGWLDLDELKALMVK from the coding sequence ATGGCAAATATTTTACCAGTATCTGATCTGAGGAATTATAATGAAGTCCTGAAACACTGTCATAAAGGAGAACCGGTATATCTGACCAAGAATGGCAGAGGACGTTTTGTAGTCCTGGATATTGAAGATTATGAGCGTGATCGTGCGGAGAAAAAGCTTCTGATGAAGCTGCAGGAAGCCGAGGAAGCAGTGAAAGACGGCGAAGGATGGCTGGATTTGGATGAACTGAAAGCACTTATGGTGAAATAA